In Chitinophagaceae bacterium C216, the genomic stretch GGGGCTCATGGAGGAGCTGAAGCTCGAGCGGATGGATGAATGTTTTGATAAAATTCTTATTGGAAACGATCCCACCGTTTACTGCCAGTCGCAGGGATATGATGCTTTTGTGAATACTCTTGCCGCATCTTTTCCCCAGGAACGGGATAATATCATTGCATACTGCAATAAGGTGAAAGAGGTTTGTGCTTCTTTTCCCTTATATAATCTGAGGCTAAGGGGGGAGGAAGCGCATGAATATAAAGGCAATAATGAAAGCGCCCAGGAGGTTATAGCGTCTTTTACAACTAATAAAAAACTGCAAGCAGTACTGGCAGGAAATAATATTTTATATGCTGGAGATGGTAATACCACTCCTTTCCACATGCATGCACTTATCGCTAATAGCTATATTGAAAGTAGTTGGAAATGTGTAGGGGGTGGCTCGCAAATTGCGAAAATACTGGGTAGGATTATTAGAAACCATGGTGGGGATATTCTTCGAAATAGTGAAGTAACGGCTATGGTAGAAGAAGCTGGAGTTATTACCCATATTGAACTGGAAAACGGCGATTGCCTATATGGGGATTATTTTATTTCTAATATTCATCCGGCTGTAACATTGAAAATTACCCGCTCCCGTCTTATAGGAGAGGTATACAAAAAACGTATAACGGAGTTATCTGGGGGCATATCTTCTTTTTCGTTGCATATGGTACTGAAGGAAGGTACTGTCCCTTATGAAAAATGCAATTATTACTACCACAAAGAAGGTGAATTGTGGAACATAAATAATTATATGCTCCCAAATTGGCCACTAGGTTACGGTTTATATTTCGCGGAAGATAAAAATCGTAAAGGATATGCCGCAACGGTTTCGGTTTTAACGCCTATGCGGTACGAGGAGGTAAGCCCCTGGGTACATACCTATAATCGGGTAGGAAAAGAGGGATTTCGCGGGGCGAATTACGAAGCGTTTAAAAAGCAAAAAGCAACAGCATTAATGAATTTGGTGGGTGATCGATTTCCGCATATTGTGCAGAATATAAAAAGCTATTATACTTCCACCCCGCTCACGAATCGTGATTATATTGGGGATCCTACAGGAAGTATGTACGGTATTTTAAAGGATTATCATGACCCCCTCAAAACAATGATAAGTCCGCGGACGAAAATTCCTAATCTTTTTTTAACGGGCCAAAACATAAATTTGCACGGTATATTGGGTACATCATTAAGTGCCACACTTACTTGCATAATGTTATTGAAGGATTCTTCAATTATAGATAATATTAGAAATGCATAAAGGCAATAAAATTTTACGAAGTTTTTTATGGGTGATAGGTATTATTGCCTTCATCTTGGCGCTGTTTATCATTTACCTATTACGTGTGTCCAAAGTCAGGCCGCCGGTAGTAGAAGGAAATTATTCTGAACTAAAATTGCAACGGGCGCAATTGGATTCTGGATTTTATGTTATTAGAAATAACTGGTTTCGGAAAAATAAAGCGGGTCTGTATGAGATGTATATTGAAGGACAACCCTTTGAAAGGGGCGTCATAAATGGCAAATTAAGTGAAGAGTTGGTAAAGGAGCAGGAATCGTATTTTACTGCTCAAATTCATAAAATGATTCCTTCCCCGTTGTACCTGCGTTTTCTGCGGTACTTTATCGGCTGGTTTAATAAGGAACTGCCTCAATATGTGGATTCGGAGTATCAGCAGGAGATTTATGGGGTGTCGTTTTCCGCATCGGATGAA encodes the following:
- the crtNb gene encoding 4,4'-diapolycopene oxygenase — its product is MNKKYNVIVVGSGIGGLLCAALLARKGMKVCVVEKNKQLGGNLQTFARDKQLFDTGVHYIGGLEKGQNLYQIFKYVGLMEELKLERMDECFDKILIGNDPTVYCQSQGYDAFVNTLAASFPQERDNIIAYCNKVKEVCASFPLYNLRLRGEEAHEYKGNNESAQEVIASFTTNKKLQAVLAGNNILYAGDGNTTPFHMHALIANSYIESSWKCVGGGSQIAKILGRIIRNHGGDILRNSEVTAMVEEAGVITHIELENGDCLYGDYFISNIHPAVTLKITRSRLIGEVYKKRITELSGGISSFSLHMVLKEGTVPYEKCNYYYHKEGELWNINNYMLPNWPLGYGLYFAEDKNRKGYAATVSVLTPMRYEEVSPWVHTYNRVGKEGFRGANYEAFKKQKATALMNLVGDRFPHIVQNIKSYYTSTPLTNRDYIGDPTGSMYGILKDYHDPLKTMISPRTKIPNLFLTGQNINLHGILGTSLSATLTCIMLLKDSSIIDNIRNA